Genomic DNA from Gimesia aquarii:
GTGCGCGCGCAGGCGCAAACCACAGTCTGGTTATTATAGAGCCTCTCTTCTCTGATCTTCATATTGGTTGAATGTTGCGCTGGTATTGTACTTATCAAGGCGCAAGCCCTTTTCAACCAGATCCTGATCTTTACGATTCCCATGACACACTTTTTTATTCAAAGTATGCGCTGTCTGATTGAGGCCTGATATGAATAATTCAACGCTAACACAAAATTGGAAATGGATTCTGTCTCTGGTTGTCCTGATTCCAGTGGGGTTTCTGTTATGGAATTCTCAGCAGCAGTGGTTACCCGCAATAAAAAACGGGTTAGAAAATAACCAAACGAAAAATGAGAAATCAGCAGAAAATCATGCAGATGAAGATTCGCATGACCATGATCATCCAGGACATGACGAAACCAGCTCGCTGGAATTATCTGATCAGGCTCGAAAGAATATTGGGCTGACCTCAGACAAACTGATTCCAGTGAAACTGCAATCTTTCACACGGACGATTTCAATTCCTGCGATTGTGGTAGAACGCCCAGGAAAAACCAGAGTTACCATTGTAGCTCCCATGACAGGAATCGTAACGAATGTGAATGTGATTGCGGGTGAAGCCGTTCAACCTGGTCGCGAACTCTTCAAAATTCGATTGACGCATGAAGACCTGGTGCAAGCACAGACGGCTTTTCTCAAGACACTCGGCGAACTTGATGTGGAAAACAAGGAAATTGTTCGGATTCGGAAAATCACGAATCAGGGAGTGATCGCTGGTAAAGTATTACTCGAACGAGAATACGCGAAAGAAAAACTGGAAGCCATCTTAAAAGCACAAAGGGAAGCGTTGCTGTTACACGGATTTAGTAATGCACAAGTTGATCAAATTGTGAAAACACGACATCTGATCAAATCCCATCAGATTTACGTCCCTATTTTGCATGATCAATCCGGCGAAGTACAACTTCCTAATCAGGAGATTCGACGAATCTCGGTGAATCCTCTCTCAAAGAAAGATCAATCGTCTGTGTCGACAAAGTCACAATTCATTGTACAAGCATTGAATGTCAGTAAAGGTGATTTTGTTCAGGCGGGTGATACGCTGTGTGTTTTAGCTGACTACAGTGATTTGTATCTCAAAGGACAGGCGTTTGAGCAAGAAGAGTCTGAGTTGACCCGTTGTATGGTCAATCAATGGTCGGTAGAAGCAATCCAGGAAGGGAAAGACAAAGAGAAAAAACAGATCAACAATCTCAAAATCAGGTATCTTGACAATCAAATCGAAACCGATGCACGCACATTTTCTGTATTTGTCAATCTTCCTAATCAGATAGAGCATGAAAATATCAGAGACAACGGAAACCGTTTTATCACATGGCAATTCAAGCCAGGTCAACGAATGCAATTACGAGTTCCTGTTGAAGAATGGAAGAAACAAATTGTATTACCGGTTGAAGCTATTGCCAACGAAGGGGCTGAACATTTTGTGTTTCAAGAAAATGGAGATCACTTTGATCGACGTCCGGTACATATTCTCTATCAGGATCAATTGTGGGCTGTGATTCAGAATGATGGTTCTATTTTTCCGGGTGATAAAATCGCGCTCGCTGGTGCACATCAACTGCAAATGGCTTTGAAAAATAAAGCTGGTGGCGGTGCTGACCCGCATGCCGGGCATTCTCATTAATCAAAAATCAAACAATACTTCTGTGCTGGTGATCCATTTTTGAAATTTCTTCCCAAGTCCGGAATAGAAATATGTTGAATGCAATTATTCGATTCTCACTGAAACAGCGTCATTTGACGCTTGCCTTTTCGCTATTCCTGATTGGTTTTGGAATCTGGCAGGCGTTAAGCATGGGGATCGACGTCTTCCCTAATCTGAATCGTCCGCGTGTTGTGGTGATGACAGAAGCGCCGGGTATGGCTCCTGAAGAAGTGGAAGCGTTAATTACGTTTCCGCTGGAGACCACATTGAATGGTGCAACCGGAGTTCAAACGGTTCGCAGTTCTTCTGGTGTTGGCATTTCTATCATTTATGTCGAATTTGAATGGGGAACCGACATTTACAATGACCGGCAAGTTGTCAATGAACGTTTGCAAATTGTCACCGAACAATTACCTGATGGTATTAAACCTCAGCTGGCTCCGATTTCGTCAATCATGGGACAAATCATGATGATCGGAATGTGGAGCGAGGATGAGAAAACTTCGCCTTTGGAAGTCCGTACTTTGGCGGACTGGGTAGTGCGACAGCGACTGTTGACGATTCCTGGTGTATCTCAAGTATTTACAATGGGAGGTGGTCGCAAGCAATTTCAAGTGCTTATCAATCCGGAAGCATTAGTGAAATACGGAATCACTTTGCATGATGTTAGGCAGGCTTGTGAACAGAGTAATGAGAACGCGACAGGCGGCTATCTGGATGAGCAAGGTCCCAATGAGTTTCTGGTGCGCGCACTGGGACGAATTCAGACGCTAAAAGATCTGGAAAAAGTTGTGATTGCAACGCGCAAGGGGCGTCCGATTTTACTTTCTCAGGTTGCAAAAGTCAGAGAAGGAGCTCAGGTCAAGCGGGGGGATAGCTCTGCGTTCGTCAAACAGGAAGATGGCACCTTTGCTGGCGGACCAGCTGTAGTGCTGACGGTAAATAAACAACCTGACGCTGATACACGACGCGTTGCCCAGGATGTGTTACGGGCTTTGAAAGAATTAAAACCGTCTTTGCCTGCTGATATTCGCATTCAGCCGGAACTCTATTCGCAGAAATCATTTATCGATCGTTCGATTGAGAATGTAATCGACGCTCTGGTGGATGGGGGAATTCTGGTCGTCATTATTCTGTTTCTATTCTTAATGAATTTTCGAACTACATTCATCACATTGACCGCCATTCCGCTTTCTATCGCGATTACGGCGATCATATTTTCCGTCTTTGGATTTTCGATTAATACAATGACGCTAGGAGGACTAGCAGTTGCTATTGGTGAGCTCGTGGATGATGCGATTGTTGATGTGGAAAATATCTTTCGCAGACTACAGGAAAATCGTTTTCAGGAGAATCCGAAACCACCCCTGCTGATTGTGTTCCAGGCAAGTTGTGAAATTCGAAATTCAATTGTATTTGGTACCGTGATTGTAGTTTTAGTGTTTTTACCTCTGTTTGCTCTATCCGGGATGGAAGGCCGTTTGTTTGCTCCCTTAGGCGTTGCCTATATTGTTTCGATTCTTTCTTCACTTGTAGTTTCACTCACATTAACGCCCGTACTTTCGTATTGGTTACTTGGCAAAAAGTTTGGTTCTCCGATCAATTCTGATTCTCTCCAAATAGACCAGGCTCATCCGAAAGATGGACCTCTGTTGCGTTTATTAAAATGGATTGCAGGTTTTGTAATCAGTTTCAGCATTCGTTTTGCTAAACCGCTGTTGTTGGCAGGAATCGTTTGTGTTTTTGTTGCCTCTTTACTGCTTGCTCAGCTGGAACGAGATTTTTTGCCTCCTTTTAATGAAGGAGTTGTGCAGCTGAACGTCGTTTTGCCTCCAGGGACATCGTTACGAAAATCGAACGAAATTTCAGAAACCGTTATGGATCGGCTGAAAAAAATTGAAGGTGTTGCTGCTTTCTCCCGGAGAACGGGGCGTGCGGAACTTGATGAACACGCAGAAGGTGTGAATATTTCAGAATTCATCATCACTTTTGATCCGAAGTCGGATCGCAGTCGCGAAGTGGTTCTTGATGATATTCGTACTTCAATGGAAAACATTCCAGGAATTGTGATTTCTGTCGAGCAACCATTGGCGCATCTCATTTCACAT
This window encodes:
- a CDS encoding efflux RND transporter periplasmic adaptor subunit yields the protein MNNSTLTQNWKWILSLVVLIPVGFLLWNSQQQWLPAIKNGLENNQTKNEKSAENHADEDSHDHDHPGHDETSSLELSDQARKNIGLTSDKLIPVKLQSFTRTISIPAIVVERPGKTRVTIVAPMTGIVTNVNVIAGEAVQPGRELFKIRLTHEDLVQAQTAFLKTLGELDVENKEIVRIRKITNQGVIAGKVLLEREYAKEKLEAILKAQREALLLHGFSNAQVDQIVKTRHLIKSHQIYVPILHDQSGEVQLPNQEIRRISVNPLSKKDQSSVSTKSQFIVQALNVSKGDFVQAGDTLCVLADYSDLYLKGQAFEQEESELTRCMVNQWSVEAIQEGKDKEKKQINNLKIRYLDNQIETDARTFSVFVNLPNQIEHENIRDNGNRFITWQFKPGQRMQLRVPVEEWKKQIVLPVEAIANEGAEHFVFQENGDHFDRRPVHILYQDQLWAVIQNDGSIFPGDKIALAGAHQLQMALKNKAGGGADPHAGHSH
- a CDS encoding efflux RND transporter permease subunit, giving the protein MLNAIIRFSLKQRHLTLAFSLFLIGFGIWQALSMGIDVFPNLNRPRVVVMTEAPGMAPEEVEALITFPLETTLNGATGVQTVRSSSGVGISIIYVEFEWGTDIYNDRQVVNERLQIVTEQLPDGIKPQLAPISSIMGQIMMIGMWSEDEKTSPLEVRTLADWVVRQRLLTIPGVSQVFTMGGGRKQFQVLINPEALVKYGITLHDVRQACEQSNENATGGYLDEQGPNEFLVRALGRIQTLKDLEKVVIATRKGRPILLSQVAKVREGAQVKRGDSSAFVKQEDGTFAGGPAVVLTVNKQPDADTRRVAQDVLRALKELKPSLPADIRIQPELYSQKSFIDRSIENVIDALVDGGILVVIILFLFLMNFRTTFITLTAIPLSIAITAIIFSVFGFSINTMTLGGLAVAIGELVDDAIVDVENIFRRLQENRFQENPKPPLLIVFQASCEIRNSIVFGTVIVVLVFLPLFALSGMEGRLFAPLGVAYIVSILSSLVVSLTLTPVLSYWLLGKKFGSPINSDSLQIDQAHPKDGPLLRLLKWIAGFVISFSIRFAKPLLLAGIVCVFVASLLLAQLERDFLPPFNEGVVQLNVVLPPGTSLRKSNEISETVMDRLKKIEGVAAFSRRTGRAELDEHAEGVNISEFIITFDPKSDRSREVVLDDIRTSMENIPGIVISVEQPLAHLISHMISGVKAQVGIKIYGEDLTVLRNTASEMAANMRSVPGVTDVLVEPQVEIPQLQIKLNRDKLELYGLTSAYVNEYIETAMNGLVVSQVLQGQRTFDLLIRMDEKYREDLQKLKRLSIELPDGSTTPLSSVADISFSSGPNTINREKVQKRIIVQCNVSGRGLVDVVKDIQAKEVPIIEALPAGYFVEYSGQFESQQTASRMISALFLVSMLGVFLVLFTMFRSVNFSFQVMAALPMAFIGSVIALVITGQTLTIAAMVGFISLGGIASRNGILLLNHYLHLVKYEGETWTREMIARAGQERLAPVLMTALTSGIGLVPLALSQGEAGKEILYPVATVIIGGLLSSTILEFFIRPALFWTFGRGAGAKIVAQSADDIPLIEEQEEVLTSA